In a single window of the Xylanimonas protaetiae genome:
- a CDS encoding DedA family protein: protein MNLVGGHVLLFVAVTVGSAIPFLPTGEMVSGAAALAHGSRADVLVIFLIAWIASVLGDTVLLLEARLGARRLRGWIDRRAFAARVHQAERKLHLNAFSAVVTGRLVPGGRAPVIIALGLGRYPLRRFVAYDVVACAVWAAVYAGLGSLGGRIADHPVWGAAIAVVFAVLLGALVQQGTRFSRWRQTRRLARLGRERRTADGPRNAAPAHGSAQTR, encoded by the coding sequence GTGAATCTGGTCGGCGGGCACGTGCTGCTCTTCGTGGCCGTCACGGTCGGGTCGGCCATCCCGTTCCTGCCGACGGGAGAGATGGTCAGCGGGGCCGCGGCCCTCGCCCACGGCTCGCGGGCCGACGTCCTCGTCATCTTCCTCATCGCATGGATCGCCTCCGTGCTCGGCGACACCGTCCTCCTGCTGGAGGCACGGCTCGGCGCCCGACGCCTCCGCGGGTGGATCGACCGGCGGGCGTTCGCGGCGCGGGTCCACCAGGCTGAGCGCAAGCTCCACCTCAACGCGTTCAGCGCCGTCGTCACCGGGCGGCTCGTGCCCGGCGGTCGGGCGCCCGTCATCATCGCCCTCGGCCTCGGCCGCTACCCGCTGCGGCGCTTCGTCGCGTACGACGTCGTCGCCTGCGCCGTCTGGGCCGCCGTCTACGCGGGGCTCGGCTCGCTCGGCGGCCGGATCGCCGACCACCCCGTCTGGGGGGCGGCCATCGCCGTCGTCTTCGCGGTGCTGCTCGGTGCTCTGGTGCAGCAGGGCACCCGGTTCTCGCGCTGGCGGCAGACGCGCCGGCTCGCCCGCCTGGGCCGCGAGCGCCGCACCGCCGACGGGCCGCGGAACGCGGCGCCCGCTCACG